The following coding sequences lie in one Pempheris klunzingeri isolate RE-2024b chromosome 13, fPemKlu1.hap1, whole genome shotgun sequence genomic window:
- the LOC139211821 gene encoding sodium-dependent lysophosphatidylcholine symporter 1-B-like, translating to MARGEGAEQYAASLLSVKPLNTEIKTAKPKDQRNHLSVWSKLCYAIGGAPYQITGSALGFFLQIYLLDVAQLDPFHASIILFVGRAWDAVTDPTVGFLVSRSRWTRLGRMMPWILCSTPFAVLTYFLIWYVPPFEEGKVIWYLIFYCLFQSMQTCFHVPYSALTMFISSDQKERDSATAYRMMVEVLGTVLGTAIQGQIVGGTTNCPNESDGPDSSNSTDIDTPRVTLEETKQAYLIASGVICIIYVFCAVVLSLGVKEQKESGRKKSQPLTFQQGLWLVISHGPYIKLVIGFLFTSLAFMLLEGNFALFITYALGHRKDFQNILLVIMLSGTLTIPFWQWFLTRFGKKKAAYFGISWAVPFMILIISIEGNLIISYLVSVAAGVSVAAAFLLPWSMLPDVVDDFKVKNPEIHGHEALFYSFYVFFIKFASGVSLGISTLSLKFAGYVTGSCSQPEAVSLTLKVLVSPVPVVLIGVGLLILRTYPIDEEKREDNRKLLQKMLDSEADSESETSALGSNV from the exons ATGGCGCGAGGAGAGGGCGCCGAGCAGTACGCGGCGAGTTTACTGTCAGTCAAACCCCTGAACACAGAGATCAAGACAGCAAAG CCAAAGGACCAGAGgaatcatctgtctgtgtggagtaaACTGTGCTATGCCATCGGTGGGGCCCCCTACCAGATCACCGGCAGCGCTCTGGGCTTCTTCCTCCAGATCTACCTGCTGGATGTGGCTCAG CTGGATCCCTTCCATGCCTCCATCATCCTGTTTGTGGGCCGGGCATGGGACGCTGTCACAGACCCAACAGTGGGTTTCCTGGTGAGCAGGAGTCGATGGACCCGCCTTGGCCGCATGATGCCCTG GATCCTTTGCTCTACTCCATTTGCGGTGCTGACTTACTTCCTGATCTGGTACGTGCCTCCTTTTGAGGAAGGGAAGGTCATCTGGTACCTGATCTTTTACTGCCTCTTCCAGTCAATGCAGACG TGCTTCCATGTGCCGTATTCAGCCCTCACTATGTTCATCAGCAGCGACCAGAAAGAGAGGGACTCTGCCACTGCTTACC GTATGATGGTGGAGGTGCTGGGCACAGTTCTAGGCACCGCAATCCAGGGACAGATAGTAGGTGGCACCACAAATTGTCCCAATGAGTCTGATGGGCCCGATAGCAGTAACTCCACCGACATTGACACACCCAGAGTTACTCTGGAGGAGACG AAACAAGCTTACTTGATTGCTTCAGGGGTCATCTGCATCATCTACGTCTTCTGTGCTGTAGTCTTGTCTTTGGGTGTGAAGGAGCAAAAAG AGAGTGGGCGGAAAAAATCGCAGCCCCTCACCTTCCAACAGGGCCTGTGGCTGGTGATAAGTCACGGACCGTACATCAAGCTGGTCATCGGCTTCCTCTTCACTTCTCTGGCCTTCATG CTACTGGAGGGAAACTTTGCCCTTTTCATCACCTACGCTCTCGGCCACAGGAAAGACTTCCAGAATATTCTCCTAGTCATCATG CTGTCTGGGACTCTAACCATCCCGTTTTGGCAGTGGTTCCTGACCCGCTTTGGGAAAAAGAAGGCGGCTTACTTTGGCATCTca TGGGCAGTACCCTTCATGATCCTGATCATCTCCATTGAGGGCAACCTCATCATTTCTTACTTGGTCTCAGTGGCAGCAGGTGTGAGCGTGGCGGCAGCTTTCCTCCTGCCTTG gTCGATGCTACCTGATGTGGTGGATGACTTCAAGGTTAAGAACCCAGAAATCCACGGCCACGAAGCCCTCTTCTACTCCTTCTATGTGTTCTTCATCAAGTTCGCCTCTGGAGTGTCCCTGGGTATCTCTACACTCAGCTTGAA ATTTGCCGGCTATGTGACCGGGAGCTGCTCACAACCCGAGGCGGTCAGTTTAACCCTGAAGGTGCTGGTCTCTCCTGTGCCTGTGGTTCTTATCGGTGTGGGACTTTTGATACTGAGGACCTACCCTATTgatgaggagaagagggaggacaACAGAAAACTACTGCAGAAAATGCT AGACTCTGAAGCAGATTCAGAGTCTGAAACTTCAGCACTCGGGAGCAACGTGTAG
- the LOC139211961 gene encoding zona pellucida sperm-binding protein 3: protein MKTKWHLYILWSVLSLGLLSAADSYASPPFLGRKGVFKLGKSKASTSGDRQSSQRSPAGAPPLSQLSFPPPAPAAPRSTRTNSAHLPDVSVTCSTSDFVVRVKPTFYGLGADAEELKLGSSCKSNGLLRPYGDLLFTYPLTACGSVRQSPHGYLVYKFVLHYEPSPKRSLSRAHRIDVDIECRYQRNRHVHRLTVQPTWETAVVRKRLKGGPNDFQIQLMDDSWSRPAKSRVYQLGKTVNLQIFAHHLPAEGKLYVSSCYAIPSGGSKPFLKYTIIDNFGCLLDSKRDPGASQFTSRTANTLRFSIKAFQFISDPDTEVSIHCKLSITSGDPSPAHKSCTYRANRWTALTGDDSICECCDSQCVTPKPRRAMTEGSASSGSVLVSDQLLSGSLPEGEATISQYVDELHSHDMRGSANVVMYDDDDEEEQGYTDEEDQQLEEESGLILGVMAEPELDEFAFRQRGLVEEKVSKQFKEDGSGYKVLGSFSESEEEGFEREDESSDLQRLNQEGDTLHHRVQVEQGELQPLEGEEENKKRGGEEDDASDVEWEDNDDLADLVGDEEATWYFTWR, encoded by the exons ATGAAAACAAAGTGGCATCTCTATATTTTGTGGAGTGTTTTATCACTTGGCCTCCTCAGTGCAGCGGATTCTTATGCATCACCACCGTTTCTTGGAAGGAAAGGGGTTTTCAAACTGGGTAAATCCAAAGCGTCAACATCAGGCGACAGACAGTCCTCCCAGAGGTCTCCTGCTGGCGCGCCTCCATTGTCTCAACTCAGCTTCCCTCCTCCGGCACCTGCAGCGCCTCGATCCACGCGGACGAACTCTGCTCACCTCCCAGACGTCTCTGTGACCTGCTCCACGTCTGACTTCGTCGTGCGGGTCAAACCCACTTTCTACGGTCTGGGCGCGGATGCGGAGGAGCTGAAATTAGGCAGCTCCTGCAAAAGCAACGGGCTTCTCAGGCCGTACGGCGACCTGCTCTTCACGTACCCTCTGACTGCGTGCGGCTCCGTGCGTCAG TCGCCCCACGGCTACTTGGTCTACAAGTTCGTGCTCCATTACGAGCCATCGCCAAAACGTTCCCTAAGCAGAGCGCACCGGATCGATGTCGACATTGAGTGCCGCTATCAAAG GAACCGCCATGTGCACCGGCTGACTGTGCAGCCCACCTGGGAAACTGCTGTTGTGCGTAAAAGGCTGAAAGGAGGTCCAAATGACTTCCAGATCCAGCTGATGGACG ATTCATGGAGCAGACCAGCCAAGTCCCGGGTGTACCAGCTCGGAAAGACTGTTAATTTGCAGATCTTTGCGCATCATCTCCCAGCTGAAGGAAAACTGTACGTCAGCAGCTGCTATGCTATACCGTCCGGAGGCTCCAAACCATTCCTCAAATACACAATTATTGATAATTTTGG CTGTCTGCTGGACAGCAAGAGAGACCCAGGCGCCTCTCAGTTCACCTCTCGGACAGCCAACACCCTGAGATTCTCCATAAAGGCTTTCCAGTTCATCTCTGATCCTGACACAGAG GTCAGTATTCACTGCAAATTATCCATCACATCTGGGGACCCGAGTCCTGCACACAAATCATGCACCTACAGAGCAAACAG GTGGACGGCCCTTACTGGTGATGACTCCATATGTGAGTGCTGTGATTCACAATGTGTGACCCCTAAACCCCGGAGGGCCATGACGGAAG GCTCTGCCAGCAGTGGGTCGGTGCTGGTCTCTGATCAGCTGCTGTCTGGCTCTCTACCAGAAGGCGAGGCCACCATCAGTCAGTACGTCGATGAGCTGCACAGTCATGACATGCGGGGAAGTGCGAATGTAGTAatgtatgatgatgatgatgaagaagagcaAGGCTACACTGATGAAGAGGATCAGCAGCTTGAAGAAGAAAGTGGGCTTATCCTTGGAGTGATGGCAGAACCTGAGTTAGATGAGTTTGCCTTTAGGCAGAGGGGCTTAGTCGAGGAGAAAGTGTCGAAACAGTTCAAAGAGGACGGGTCAGGGTATAAAGTGCTGGGTAGTTTTTCGGAGAGTGAGGAGGAAGGATTTGAACGAGAAGATGAGAGCTCTGATTTACAGCGTTTGAATCAGGAGGGAGACACATTGCATCATCGGGtgcaggtggagcagggagAGTTGCAGCCTCTAGAaggtgaggaggaaaacaagaagCGTGGAGGTGAAGAGGACGATGCCTCTGATGTGGAGTGGGAGGATAATGATGATCTGGCAGATTTAGTGGGTGATGAGGAGGCGACGTGGTATTTCACATGGAGGTAG
- the LOC139211551 gene encoding NHS-like protein 3, with protein sequence MSNRDSLGFGDLLPQDVVDIFAQEKHYKRKKRSHSLGRALGWLKGKKRKDLGTKRERLGLGPALDLALDGHPAGNHGGHKGGQKSGKQAHPQAVPKRDDDDKTLAPPLFQENVFIEASRPKYLENLHTEAQEGLKMMQQEETNNGVEHQDNESTISTMTVHTDGESGGFMTDSTIADTTSIVSVQSSVSTRSSRSGLTRQESTFRPLNSGKKSDKTKTRRRHRKTVVGIPHHVQRELGLDRVDWTLAQRLDEEQLYNGETDNSPTTDGPQQAAKSQKGASASHQDVNIAQPLNKDQLKQLDATHAGHRDDMALLHRLGPDLSGELRPRSLAVPWMTTANSLQQEPPSPVMSMSPQAAYMSKIIPNAVLPPSIEVVEISRGPSRNSVRTVSKSSLVLSSPAPSRASSRASTITSASRQRPPNLSDSSGWSNSESSETLVSDSSTISSSSTPRQKKSQDGDASAREDKISVHSSRSKSSKCTSNGKLIIKGDKEGPFQRSLSVMKPKRAPPPPNRSYSLHNKMKRRSRDLAEVKVIEGESSLHSSSASGHKNEKNKSGSSPMMSMIIDNHGYNADTSSLDDSTGSVSFSPIRSQLKTLKAEETAKVEETVCRGASQEKQREQKSPQENKPSKIISPSSGYSSQDGRSPQTSKQPHNSSPRHKKGILAKLQRLFPGSTTAENLKPDTSVDTVSVSPSVRTLRDLFNIPPPPKVHAPPPPPPEVWAHSKRTFELLLGPPAPDNVYAIIKKNPKDRRQQRQSPSASTEGSAKSLAVERKHKNPTVTVEPANGSLHVLETKTVQESGFLNVGIDKENNGSLAEQNVDLKGNSKVTEKDEKVRVSDILDRMLVKAVEKGEGRLAEVTEEKARKSTSQASEVKNDMETLPAISLARIPPSPSPPHHPPTSVQVVSPESSWPPPPPPVGQGGLTDEIDFPLPPPPMFGEEGLVSPVQVPPKSATPDGDSCTTTSVISVVKTERLRVTTEVELQKPSASQGVVPPPLSIPPPPPYTAPPPPVKIVSPPTTKMVSPSPPKEVSHSPPPTEDPSPPPKEVSPPPPKEILLPPPKEILPPPPKEVSPPPPKEILVPPPKEILVPPPKEASPPPPKEASPPPPKEASPPPPKEASPPPPKEVSPPPPKEVSPPPPKEVSPPPPKEILLPPHKEILLPPPKEIPPPPPKEASPPPPKEASPPPPKEVSPPPPKEVSPPPPKEILLPPHKEILLPPPKEIPPPPPKEASPPPPKEVSPPPPKEVSPPPPKEILLPPPKEIPPPPPKEASPPPPKEASPPPPKDASPPPPKEVPAVKPTDSSPPLVQEAPSPLDVSPTLVTVVTPSPLKEVSPLPPIEVSTLSTEEVSPPSFQQNTCQSSEDVTPITKLAPPQSFPPPPPLQSQPQSSEQEINPPQENIQYPETVSILTPPQSIPPPPPIQLLFQPQVVPPNTEDPVTQEASSPPPSEASIPTALENSPSPEKVQELAPPPPVNIPVPPPLPEQGHASIKHQPSPASTENQTLELTSAPVAQEEPTLIVTPSILQTVKLRSVSSSPEPPKDQEEPESEVTVRNQQPSNQVPTTSASSEAPQKPIRRSLIITSPTSISPPATLTSQPALPKSQFVVVPPATSSKTLSPTRKSPPAMTAAPSMNLQEAIRLRTAARSQGSTASRLSLNVPTSPLDPHKSPSSTASFIFSKSNRKVVIETKTTVQKNLEVSSVAKVVSDAESVKKGVKVPPPVAKKPKTKSKEVETREGTEQRGGQEALQECIKDAAEKTNGTASAVEGGRTPST encoded by the exons CTGTCCCAAAGCGAGATGATGACGACAAGACCCTGGCACCCCCGTTGTTCCAGGAGAACGTGTTCATTGAGGCCAGCAGGCCCAAGTACCTGGAGAACCTTCACACTGAGGCCCAGGAAGGATTGAAAATGATGCAGCAGGAAG AGACCAATAATGGAGTGGAGCACCAGGATAATGAAAGCACAATT TCGACAATGACGGTCCACACAGACGGGGAAAGTGGAGGGTTTATGACGGACAGCACCATTGCTGACACAACTTCCATCGTCTCTGTACAATCATCTGTGTCCACAAGATCTTCCCGCTCTGGACTCACCAGGCAAG AATCAACATTCAGGCCCTTGAACTCTGGGAAGAAGTCAGATAAGACCAAGACAAGGAGGAGACACAGGAAGACTGTTGTGGGTATCCCACACCATGTTCAGCGAGAACTGG GTCTGGACAGAGTGGATTGGACATTGGCTCAGAGGTTAGATGAGGAACAGTTATATAACGGGGAAACTGACAACAGCCCAACCACCGATgggccacagcaggcagcaaaGTCACAAAAGGGAGCCAGTGCCAGCCATCAAGATGTGAACATTGCCCAGCCCCTCAACAAGGACCAACTCAAGCAGCTCGACGCTACCCATGCTGGACATAGGGATGACATGGCCTTGCTGCACCGCCTGGGCCCTGACTTGTCAGGTGAGCTGAGGCCCCGGTCCCTGGCCGTTCCCTGGATGACCACTGCAAACAGCCTCCAGCAGGAGCCGCCCAGCCCCGTCATGTCCATGTCACCCCAGGCAGCCTACATGTCCAAAATCATTCCCAATGCTGTGTTGCCACCCTCCATCGAGGTGGTGGAAATCAGCCGTGGGCCGAGTCGCAACAGCGTCCGCACCGTCAGCAAGAGTAGCCTGGTGTTGTCCAGCCCGGCTCCCTCCCGTGCTTCCTCTAGAGCATCCACCATCACCTCCGCCTCTCGCCAACGCCCTCCCAATCTGTCTGACAGCTCCGGTTGGAGCAACTCTGAGTCCTCAGAGACCCTGGTGTCCGACTCCTCAaccatctccagcagcagcacccccaGACAGAAGAAGTCACAAGATGGAGATGCCTCCGCTAGAGAGGACAAAATCAGTGTCCACTCCTCCCGCAGCAAGTCTTCAAAATGCACCTCCAATGGCAAGCTCATTATTAAGGGAGACAAAGAGGGCCCGTTTCAGCGTAGTCTCTCTGTAATGAAGCCCAAAAGGGCTCCTCCTCCCCCAAACCGTTCCTATTCCCTTCACAATAAGATGAAGCGGCGGTCACGTGATCTGGCAGAAGTTAAGGTAATTGAAGGGGAATCTTCTCTccacagcagctcagcctctggtcacaaaaatgaaaaaaacaaatcaggatCTTCTCCTATGATGTCCATGATCATAGACAACCATGGATACAATGCTGACACCAGCTCTCTGGACGACTCTACTGGTTCTGTGTCATTCAGTCCTATCAGGTCCCAGCTGAAAACACTAAAGGCAGAGGAAACTGCAAAGGTTGAGGAAACAGTTTGCAGGGGTGCTTCacaagagaagcagagagagcagaaatcACCTCAGGAGAATAAGCCAAGCAAAATTATCTCCCCGTCCAGCGGGTACTCTAGCCAAGATGGCAGGTCTCCACAGACCTCTAAACAGCCCCACAACTCTTCTCCAAGGCACAAGAAAGGCATCTTAGCAAAGCTTCAAAGGTTATTTCCTGGGTCCACTACTGCTGAGAATCTCAAACCTGACACCTCAGTCGATACTGTCAGTGTCAGTCCTTCTGTAAGGACATTGAGAGATCTCTTCAACATCCCTCCGCCACCCAAAGTTCACGcacctccaccccctcctccagaGGTATGGGCTCACAGCAAGCGTAcctttgagctgctgctggggCCCCCAGCACCTGATAATGTTTACGCCATCATAAAGAAGAATCCAAAGGACCGGAGACAACAGAGGCAGTCTCCTTCTGCATCTACGGAGGGCTCTGCGAAGAGCTTGGCGgttgaaagaaaacacaagaaccCAACTGTAACAGTGGAGCCCGCTAATGGATCGCTACATGTGCTGGAGACAAAGACCGTTCAAGAAAGTGGCTTTTTGAATGTGGGGATTGACAAAGAGAACAATGGCAGTCTGGCTGAGCAGAATGTTGATTTGAAAGGAAATagcaaagtgacagaaaaagatgAGAAAGTAAGAGTAAGTGATATATTAGATCGGATGTTAGTGAAGGCTGTAGAGAAAGGCGAAGGAAGGCTGGCAGAAGTCACAGAAGAAAAGGCCAGAAAGTCAACCTCACAAGCCTCTGAGGTAAAGAATGACATGGAAACATTACCTGCCATTTCATTAGCACGCATACCTCCATCTCCGTCACCTCCCCACCATCCTCCCACATCAGTACAAGTTGTATCCCCCGAGTCGTCCTGgcccccaccacctccaccagtgGGACAAGGGGGTCTCACTGATGAGATCGATTTCCCTCTTCCACCACCCCCAATGTTTGGTGAGGAGGGCTTAGTTTCACCTGTTCAGGTGCCACCAAAGAGCGCCACGCCTGATGGTGACTCTTGTACAACTACATCTGTTATATCAGTGGTGAAAACAGAGCGTCTTAGAGTGACCACAGAGGTTGAACTACAGAAGCCCAGCGCATCCCAGGGGGTTGTACCTCCACCCCTCAGcatccctcctcccccaccatatacagctcctcctccaccagttAAAATAGTCTCTCCTCCTACGACTAAAATGGTCTCTCCATCGCCACCTAAAGAAGTCTCTCATTCACCACCACCTACAGAGGATCCTTCTCCGCCACCTAAAGAGGTTTCCCCTCCACCACCTAAAGAAATCCTTCTACCACCACCTAAAGAAATCCTTCCACCACCACCTAAAGAGGTTTCCCCTCCACCACCAAAAGAAATCCTTGTACCACCACCTAAAGAAATCCTTGTACCACCACCTAAAGAGgcttctccaccaccacctaaAGAGgcttctccaccaccacctaaAGAGgcttctccaccaccacctaaAGAGGCTTCTCCCCCACCACCTAAAGAAgtttctccaccaccacctaaAGAAgtttctccaccaccacctaaAGAGGTTTCCCCTCCACCACCAAAAGAAATCCTTCTACCACCACATAAAGAAATCCTTCTACCACCACCTAAAgaaatccctcctccaccacctaAAGAGGCTTCTCCCCCACCACCTAAAGAAGCTTCTCCCCCACCACCTAAAGAAgtttctccaccaccacctaaAGAGGTTTCCCCTCCACCACCAAAAGAAATCCTTCTACCACCACATAAAGAAATCCTTCTACCACCACCTAAAgaaatccctcctccaccacctaAAGAGGCTTCTCCCCCACCACCTAAAGAAgtttctccaccaccacctaaAGAGGTTTCCCCTCCACCACCAAAAGAAATCCTTCTACCACCACCAAAAGAAATCCCTCCCCCACCACCTAAAGAGGCTTCTCCCCCACCACCTAAAGAGGCTTCTCCCCCACCACCTAAAGAtgcttctcctccaccacctaAAGAAGTTCCTGCTGTGAAGCCTACAgattcctctcctcctctggttcaAGAAGCCCCCTCTCCACTTGATGTCTCCCCCACACTAGTTACGGTGGTAACTCCTTCACCACTTAAAGAGGTCTCCCCTCTGCCTCCTATAGAGGTCTCCACTCTGTCCACTGAAGAGGtatctcctccatcttttcaaCAGAATACCTGTCAATCGTCTGAAGATGTCACACCCATTACCAAGCTCGCTCCACCACAAAGTtttccacctccaccacctctgcAATCACAACCCCAGTCATCAGAGCAGGAGATTAATCCTCCACAAGAAAATATCCAATATCCTGAAACTGTCAGTATTCTCACTCCCCCCCAGAGTattccacctccacctcccatACAGCTTCTCTTCCAGCCTCAGGTTGTACCCCCAAACACTGAAGATCCAGTAACCCAGGAGGCCTCCTCACCACCTCCATCTGAAGCCTCTATCCCAACAGCTCTTGAAAACTCTCCTTCACCAGAAAAGGTGCAAGAGcttgctcctcctccacctgtaaATATCCCTGTACCTCCACCTTTACCTGAGCAGGGTCATGCCAGCATTAAGCACCAGCCAAGTCCTGCAAGCACAGAAAACCAAACCCTGGAGCTGACCTCTGCCCCTGTTGCACAGGAGGAACCCACCCTCATTGTCACCCCCTCCATCCTGCAGACGGTCAAGCTGCGGTCCGTCAGTAGCAGCCCTGAGCCTCCTAAAGATCAGGAGGAACCAGAATCTGAGGTCACGGTGAGGAATCAGCAGCCCAGCAATCAGGTCCCTACCACATCTGCCAGTAGTGAGGCTCCTCAGAAGCCCATCAGGAGGTCTCTAATCATAACCTCTCCCACATCCATCTCACCACCTGCTACACTTACTTCACAACCAGCTTTGCCAAAATCCCAGTTTGTTGTGGTTCCACCTGCAACTTCATCCAAAACCCTCTCCCCTACGAGAAAGTCCCCTCCTGCCATGACCGCTGCTCCTTCCATGAACCTACAGGAGGCCATCCGCCTGAGGACTGCAGCCAGATCACAAGGCAGCACTGCTTCTCGCCTAAGCTTGAACGTACCAACATCACCACTCGACCCTCATAAGTCTCCCTCCAGCAcagcaagctttattttctCCAAGAGCAACCGGAAGGTGGTGATTGAGACCAAGACAACCGTGCAGAAGAACCTGGAGGTTTCCTCTGTGGCAAAGGTGGTGAGTGACGCAGAGTCTGTAAAGAAGGGAGTCAAGGTGCCCCCACCTGTTGCGAAGAAACCCAAAACAAAGAGTAAAGAGGTTGAGACCAGAGAAGGGACGGAGCAACGTGGAGGGCAGGAAGCGCTGCAAGAGTGTATCAAGG atgctgcagagaaaacaaatgggACAGCAAGTGCTGTTGAAGGAGGACGGACCCCATCCACATGA